In the Pristiophorus japonicus isolate sPriJap1 chromosome 5, sPriJap1.hap1, whole genome shotgun sequence genome, one interval contains:
- the LOC139264180 gene encoding uncharacterized protein, protein MAGTAKNTLELAKSIAELVQAVIVVKNALSSVRRLEKVAATAGAVGAVIGVSAAIVKLAMGNVDSEELAYMKEQFQIVRNQLDVISDQIKQVLWEIERSTVNNQYFTIEENLKNQFRKYMNILNAAPEFREKQKKEFLTHFAVTKGDQNVHTLCDAVMGFSAIFGKPILETAMGYDQRNRRFMEGLCSRLKELLCIGLIAMVGHAALTGNDVEALKREWDEKMAKVESKMTSMIDRCINEFAEQAKIDVEKLIQGKGGRDNEECASYIRDSLVEKYDWVKWSVRVYDPVWGFGNHCIIGDGNFFHFFRLNGVNAVVSYAIDPKIPLNKGLIRQLMVEKNGSKNAREVAEHVYNNLPSGHIVHVVRCYKGLWENMVHIIKCYKGLWGPCNFPDSYHFWENYSGVTLCVHST, encoded by the coding sequence ATGGCTGGAACTGCTAAAAATACATTGGAACTGGCAAAAAGCATTGCAGAGCTTGTACAAGCTGTGATTGTGGTGAAAAATGCCCTGTCATCAGTTAGGCGTTTAGAAAAAGTTGCCGCTACAGCTGGAGCAGTGGGTGCTGTGATTGGGGTATCGGCAGCAATTGTTAAACTGGCCATGGGAAATGTGGACAGTGAGGAGCTCGCATACATGAAGGAGCAGTTCCAGATAGTCAGGAACCAGCTAGATGTAATTTCTGATCAGATTAAGCAGGTGCTTTGGGAGATCGAGAGAAGCACGGTTAATAATCAATATTTCACCATTGAAGAGAACTTGAAAAACCAGTTCAGGAAGTACATGAACATCCTCAATGCAGCGCCAGAATTCCGGGAGAAGCAGAAAAAAGAGTTTCTCACGCACTTTGCCGTGACTAAAGGTGACCAGAACGTTCACACTCTCTGTGATGCTGTGATGGGATTTTCTGCCATCTTTGGCAAACCCATCCTGGAAACCGCCATGGGATATGACCAGAGGAATCGTCGCTTCATGGAAGGACTCTGCTCCCGTCTGAAGGAGCTCCTCTGTATCGGCCTGATCGCCATGGTGGGTCACGCTGCCCTCACTGGGAATGATGTAGAGGCGTTAAAGAGAGAATGGGACGAGAAAATGGCCAAAGTTGAGAGTAAAATGACATCCATGATAGATCGGTGCATAAATGAGTTTGCAGAGCAGGCAAAAATAGATGTTGAAAAACTGATACAGGGAAAGGGTGGAAGAGATAACGAAGAATGTGCATCTTACATAAGAGACAGTTTAGTCGAGAAATATGACTGGGTTAAATGGTCTGTGAGGGTCTATGATCCTGTCTGGGGCTTTGGCAATCACTGTATCATTGGTGATGGTAATTTTTTTCACTTTTTCAGGCTCAATGGTGTTAATGCCGTTGTCTCCTATGCCATTGATCCAAAGATCCCACTGAACAAAGGGCTTATCAGGCAGTTAATGGTTGAGAAAAATGGCAGCAAAAATGCAAGAGAAGTTGCTGAACATGTGTACAATAACCTTCCCTCTGGGCATATTGTACATGTAGTGAGATGTTACAAGGGACTTTGGGAGAATATGGTACATATAATTAAATGCTACAAGGGGCTGTGGGGTCCCTGCAACTTTCCCGACAGTTATCATTTCTGGGAGAACTACAGTGGAGTCACCCTGTGTGTCCACTCTACCTAG